In one Melaminivora jejuensis genomic region, the following are encoded:
- a CDS encoding DUF262 domain-containing protein — translation MNPNQLHPQLLTVSGLFDGDTVYTVPIYQRNYAWGAAQIEQLISDIQDAVARQESGQESGYFLGNLVVTPRDKSGNNFEVIDGQQRLTTLYLLLTLLQGDGSSSGACHQGCLQYASRARASEALRRAREPWSAPLGQARDAATDEDGAIREGLHIIRQYLQGHARLRHPAERHAFADFLRTRVTLVRAALPPKTDLNRYFEIMNTRGEQLQPVDIVKARLMSQLPESERATFAWIWDACADMDVYVQMALTRGSTDLREKIFGPDWSWLELSDFAALALAFVSAHSSAQPEAATGMATQALSLDDALQKYARGGESASRAEEGSERFRSTIEFPVFLLHVLKVVKGGEDEDEGQLDDKRLIQSFTKAMPSGQEAQWVRHFAFTLLRCRNLFDNFILKRQFAVSAEDDEGDWSLQRLKRNMSKGKSTPGYAPVFRHGDTAQDSEPDSDTRDVLLLQSMLRITYTSPRTMHWMTKTLQWLVRQPEPQAIVSADLANFLKDFARAKVASAFVHTEPKPQGFGIARIVFTYLDYLLLDEQAKRNFKFQFRNSIEHFYPQKPVGAQSAVSQGNLHCLGNLALVSVSANSKFSNYPPEVKADYSKGSIEAQSPKLQRMAEITRREGWGDEQVQKHHDDMLVLLVADIQKR, via the coding sequence ATGAACCCCAACCAACTGCATCCCCAATTGCTCACGGTCAGCGGATTGTTCGACGGTGACACCGTCTACACCGTGCCCATCTACCAGCGCAACTACGCATGGGGAGCTGCGCAGATCGAGCAACTCATCAGCGACATTCAGGACGCGGTGGCGCGCCAGGAAAGCGGTCAGGAGAGCGGCTACTTCCTGGGCAATCTCGTCGTCACGCCCAGGGATAAAAGCGGCAACAACTTCGAGGTCATCGATGGGCAGCAGCGACTGACCACGCTCTACTTGCTGCTGACACTCTTGCAAGGCGATGGCAGCAGCTCCGGCGCCTGCCACCAGGGCTGCCTGCAATATGCCTCCCGCGCGCGGGCCTCTGAAGCACTGCGGCGCGCACGAGAGCCATGGTCTGCGCCGCTGGGACAGGCGCGGGATGCGGCGACCGATGAGGATGGCGCCATCCGCGAGGGCTTGCACATCATTCGCCAGTACCTGCAGGGGCACGCAAGGCTGCGCCATCCGGCTGAGCGGCACGCTTTTGCAGATTTCCTGCGCACGCGCGTGACGCTCGTGCGTGCAGCGCTGCCGCCCAAGACCGATCTGAACCGCTACTTCGAGATCATGAACACGCGCGGCGAGCAGCTCCAACCCGTGGACATCGTCAAGGCGCGCCTGATGAGCCAGCTGCCCGAATCCGAACGCGCGACCTTCGCGTGGATCTGGGATGCCTGCGCCGACATGGATGTGTACGTGCAGATGGCGTTGACCCGTGGAAGCACAGACCTGCGCGAGAAGATCTTCGGCCCTGACTGGTCTTGGCTAGAGCTGTCTGACTTTGCGGCCCTTGCCTTGGCTTTTGTCAGCGCGCACTCATCCGCCCAGCCTGAGGCGGCTACTGGCATGGCCACCCAAGCTCTGTCCCTGGACGATGCCTTGCAGAAATACGCCAGGGGCGGCGAGAGCGCCTCCCGCGCAGAGGAAGGCAGTGAGCGTTTCCGCTCCACCATCGAATTCCCGGTCTTTTTGCTGCACGTCCTGAAGGTCGTCAAAGGCGGCGAGGACGAAGATGAGGGGCAACTGGATGACAAGCGTCTGATCCAGTCATTCACCAAAGCGATGCCCTCGGGCCAGGAAGCGCAATGGGTGCGCCACTTTGCCTTCACCCTCCTGCGCTGCCGCAACCTCTTTGACAACTTCATTTTGAAGCGCCAGTTCGCCGTCAGCGCCGAGGATGACGAAGGAGACTGGTCGTTGCAACGTCTGAAAAGGAATATGTCCAAGGGCAAATCAACGCCAGGCTATGCCCCTGTCTTTCGCCACGGGGACACGGCCCAGGACAGCGAGCCCGATTCCGATACACGCGACGTGCTGCTGCTGCAGTCCATGCTGCGCATCACTTACACCTCGCCGCGCACCATGCACTGGATGACCAAAACCCTGCAATGGTTGGTACGGCAGCCCGAGCCGCAGGCCATTGTCAGCGCCGACCTGGCCAATTTCCTCAAGGACTTCGCCCGCGCCAAGGTGGCATCCGCTTTTGTGCACACTGAACCCAAGCCGCAGGGCTTTGGCATCGCCCGCATCGTGTTCACCTACCTGGATTACCTGCTGCTGGATGAGCAAGCAAAAAGAAACTTCAAGTTCCAGTTTCGCAACTCTATCGAGCATTTTTACCCGCAGAAGCCGGTCGGGGCGCAGTCAGCGGTATCGCAGGGCAACCTGCACTGCCTGGGCAACCTCGCACTGGTCAGTGTCAGCGCCAACTCCAAGTTCAGCAACTATCCGCCCGAAGTCAAGGCCGATTACTCCAAGGGCAGCATAGAAGCGCAAAGCCCCAAGCTGCAACGCATGGCAGAGATCACGCGCCGCGAGGGCTGGGGCGACGAGCAGGTGCAAAAGCACCACGATGACATGCTGGTGCTGCTGGTGGCAGATATTCAAAAAAGATAG
- the cysM gene encoding cysteine synthase CysM encodes MTTYPTIDDVIGRTPLVALQRINAQDNAARGNVVLGKLEGNNPAGSVKDRAALSMIRRAEERGSIRPGDTLIEATSGNTGIALAMVAAVRGYRMLLIMPEDLSVERAQTMRAYGAELILTPRSGGMEYARDLAEQMVAQGKGVVLDQFANEDNPRIHYETTGPEIWEQTGGRITHFVSAMGTTGTITGVSRFLREKNPGVRIIGAQPEEGSRIPGIRKWPEEYQPKIYQPSMVDELVLVSQDDAEDMARRMAREEGLFGGISAAGACWVAQQIAAREEGATIVFVVCDRGDRYLSTGVFPA; translated from the coding sequence ATGACGACCTATCCGACCATCGATGATGTCATCGGGCGCACGCCGCTCGTGGCTTTGCAGCGCATCAACGCACAGGACAACGCAGCGCGCGGCAACGTGGTGCTGGGCAAGCTGGAGGGCAACAACCCGGCAGGCTCGGTCAAGGATCGCGCGGCCTTGTCCATGATCCGCCGCGCCGAGGAGCGCGGCAGCATCCGTCCCGGCGACACGCTGATCGAAGCCACTTCGGGCAACACCGGCATTGCCCTGGCCATGGTGGCCGCCGTGCGCGGCTACCGGATGCTGCTCATCATGCCGGAAGACCTGTCCGTGGAGCGCGCCCAGACCATGCGCGCCTACGGCGCCGAGCTGATCCTGACCCCGCGCAGCGGCGGCATGGAGTACGCGCGCGACCTGGCCGAGCAGATGGTCGCCCAGGGCAAGGGCGTGGTGCTGGATCAGTTCGCCAACGAGGACAACCCGCGCATCCACTACGAAACCACCGGCCCGGAGATCTGGGAGCAGACCGGCGGGCGCATCACGCACTTCGTCAGCGCCATGGGCACCACGGGCACCATCACCGGCGTGTCGCGTTTCCTGCGCGAGAAAAACCCGGGCGTGCGCATCATCGGCGCACAGCCGGAGGAAGGCTCGCGCATCCCCGGTATCCGCAAGTGGCCCGAGGAGTACCAGCCCAAGATCTACCAGCCCAGCATGGTCGATGAGCTGGTGCTGGTCAGCCAGGACGACGCCGAGGATATGGCCCGGCGCATGGCGCGCGAGGAAGGGCTGTTCGGCGGCATCTCGGCTGCCGGCGCCTGCTGGGTGGCGCAGCAGATCGCCGCACGCGAGGAGGGCGCCACCATCGTCTTCGTGGTCTGCGACCGGGGCGACCGCTACCTGTCCACTGGAGTCTTTCCGGCTTGA
- a CDS encoding DUF262 domain-containing protein, which yields MTRAGWLHQGTLTTTHERQHMAIKEAGVSAVSVGALLAQKLRIPEYQRPYRWQPETALQLVDDLRQAQARDEDVPYVLGAVILHECDGWLDVVDGQQRLLTLRMVMAVLQCHNLLPDRQNKAPVCLVWQALQHRLAALEDAEKESLLDFISNRCQLVRVVTDDVDEAFRVFDSQNYRGKPLAPHDLLKAHHLREMRNESAAMQTAVVEAWESTPDKTLHRLFATFLYRIARWSRGESAPGFSIHDIGMFKGIAPAAHARALMPCERYHLAAQTAMPLLTSWLAPVTLHDHDAARSRFQLDAPLIAGRPFFERVSFLLKELEWVEQQAAERVGRFGSSQGRYRYTHELFTAALLYYTNKFGSAGLPQARDKLFAWAYALRVEMIRVQFASIDNRARGKDNPASSPFVLMRNALTAQAIQRLAVKPPTPEERAEHEKELLALIQPLCTP from the coding sequence GTGACCCGCGCGGGCTGGCTCCACCAGGGCACCCTGACAACAACACATGAAAGGCAGCACATGGCAATCAAGGAAGCCGGGGTCAGCGCCGTCAGCGTGGGCGCGCTGCTGGCGCAAAAGCTGCGCATTCCCGAATACCAGCGCCCCTATCGCTGGCAGCCCGAAACAGCCTTGCAACTAGTGGACGATCTCAGGCAGGCGCAAGCCCGCGACGAAGATGTCCCGTATGTGCTGGGCGCAGTCATTCTCCACGAATGCGATGGCTGGCTGGATGTGGTGGATGGCCAACAGCGGCTGCTGACGCTGCGCATGGTGATGGCGGTGCTCCAGTGCCACAACCTGTTGCCCGATCGCCAGAACAAGGCACCGGTGTGCCTGGTTTGGCAAGCCTTGCAGCATCGGCTGGCTGCGCTGGAGGACGCTGAGAAAGAAAGCCTGCTCGACTTCATCAGCAACCGGTGCCAACTGGTGCGCGTGGTGACCGACGACGTGGACGAGGCCTTTCGAGTGTTCGATTCACAGAACTACCGGGGCAAGCCGCTGGCTCCCCATGATCTGCTCAAGGCCCACCACCTGCGGGAAATGCGGAATGAATCGGCTGCCATGCAGACCGCCGTGGTCGAGGCCTGGGAGTCGACGCCGGACAAGACGCTGCACCGGCTTTTTGCCACTTTTCTCTACCGCATTGCCCGCTGGTCGCGCGGCGAAAGCGCGCCGGGCTTTTCCATTCACGACATCGGCATGTTCAAGGGCATTGCGCCGGCAGCCCACGCTCGCGCGCTCATGCCTTGCGAGCGCTATCACCTGGCGGCGCAGACTGCCATGCCTTTGCTGACGTCCTGGCTGGCACCCGTGACGCTGCACGACCACGACGCAGCACGCAGCCGATTCCAGCTGGATGCACCGCTGATCGCCGGGCGGCCTTTTTTCGAGAGGGTGTCCTTTTTGCTGAAGGAGCTGGAATGGGTGGAGCAGCAAGCCGCCGAGCGCGTTGGCCGCTTCGGCTCGTCGCAAGGGCGCTACCGCTACACCCATGAGCTTTTCACCGCTGCCTTGCTCTACTACACCAACAAATTCGGCAGTGCCGGCCTGCCACAAGCGCGCGACAAACTCTTTGCCTGGGCCTACGCGCTGCGGGTGGAGATGATCCGCGTGCAGTTTGCCTCCATCGACAACCGGGCGCGCGGCAAGGACAACCCGGCCAGCTCGCCCTTTGTCCTGATGCGCAACGCCCTCACAGCGCAGGCCATCCAACGGTTGGCCGTCAAGCCGCCCACACCAGAAGAGCGCGCGGAACACGAAAAAGAACTCCTGGCCCTCATCCAACCCCTGTGTACACCATGA
- a CDS encoding cryptochrome/photolyase family protein: protein MNRTTAATATATITAAAAAAAAAAAAAAAAAAAAAAADAADAADAAAGGSAALVWFRRDLRADDHAALYHALRSHARVYCAFVFDTDILDALPTRADRRVEFIHASVSALHADLQALAAGSGAPGGGLIVRHGPALACIVQLARQLGVREVLANRDYEPAARERDARVAQALRQAGIALSLHKDQALLECDEVLSRQGRPYSVFTPYRHAWLQRLDAFQLKAYPVARHARQLAPPPAGEALPTLAQLGFERTNLGALALPTGSRGAHQLLQDFAGRIQHYREARDYPAHKGVSYLSVHLRFGTLSIRAAAALAQARAVRGDAGAQAWLAELCWRDFYFMILWHHPQVVQQSFRPECDRVQWDEAPQLWQAWVQGRTGYPLVDAAMRQLHHSGYMHNRLRMVVASFLTKDLGIDWRRGERYFAQHLNDYDLAANNGGWQWAASTGCDAQPWFRIFNPVMQSQKFDPQGRFIRRYLPELARLPDRHIHFPAAMPAAQLQACGVRLGTDYPHPVVEHASARQRTLQRFHFLKGAG, encoded by the coding sequence ATGAATCGCACCACAGCGGCAACCGCAACTGCAACCATCACCGCAGCAGCCGCAGCAGCCGCAGCAGCCGCAGCAGCCGCAGCAGCCGCAGCAGCCGCAGCAGCCGCAGCAGACGCAGCAGACGCAGCAGACGCAGCAGCCGGGGGCAGCGCCGCGTTGGTCTGGTTTCGCCGCGATCTGCGCGCCGATGACCATGCGGCGCTGTACCACGCGCTGCGCAGCCATGCGCGCGTGTATTGCGCCTTCGTCTTCGACACCGACATCCTGGACGCGCTGCCCACGCGGGCCGACCGGCGCGTCGAATTCATCCATGCCAGCGTTTCCGCGCTGCACGCCGACCTGCAGGCGCTGGCAGCGGGCAGCGGTGCCCCCGGAGGCGGGCTGATCGTGCGCCATGGCCCGGCGCTGGCCTGCATCGTGCAACTGGCGCGGCAGCTGGGCGTGCGCGAGGTGCTGGCCAACCGCGACTACGAGCCGGCAGCGCGTGAGCGCGACGCGCGCGTAGCCCAGGCCCTGCGGCAGGCCGGCATTGCCTTGTCGCTGCACAAGGATCAGGCCCTGCTGGAGTGCGACGAGGTGCTCAGCCGCCAGGGCCGGCCCTACAGTGTCTTCACGCCTTACCGGCACGCCTGGCTGCAGCGCCTGGACGCCTTCCAGCTCAAGGCCTATCCGGTGGCGCGCCATGCCCGGCAACTGGCGCCGCCCCCGGCAGGTGAAGCCTTGCCGACGCTGGCGCAACTGGGTTTCGAGCGCACCAATCTGGGTGCGCTGGCCCTGCCCACTGGCAGCCGGGGTGCGCACCAGCTGCTGCAGGATTTTGCCGGCCGCATCCAGCACTACCGCGAGGCGCGCGACTATCCGGCGCACAAGGGCGTGTCCTATCTGTCGGTGCATCTGCGCTTTGGCACGCTGTCCATCCGCGCGGCGGCGGCGCTGGCGCAGGCGCGCGCCGTCCGGGGCGACGCCGGTGCGCAGGCCTGGCTGGCCGAGCTGTGCTGGCGCGATTTCTATTTCATGATCCTGTGGCACCACCCGCAGGTCGTGCAGCAGTCCTTTCGGCCCGAGTGCGACCGCGTGCAGTGGGACGAGGCACCGCAGCTGTGGCAAGCCTGGGTGCAGGGGCGCACCGGCTATCCACTGGTCGATGCCGCCATGCGCCAGCTGCACCACAGCGGCTACATGCACAACCGCCTGCGCATGGTGGTGGCCAGCTTTCTGACCAAGGATCTGGGCATCGACTGGCGCCGGGGCGAGCGCTACTTTGCCCAGCACCTGAACGACTACGACCTGGCGGCCAACAACGGTGGCTGGCAGTGGGCGGCCTCCACCGGCTGCGATGCCCAGCCTTGGTTTCGCATCTTTAACCCGGTCATGCAATCGCAAAAATTCGACCCGCAGGGGCGCTTCATCCGCCGCTACCTGCCCGAACTGGCACGGCTGCCGGATCGGCACATCCACTTTCCGGCAGCCATGCCGGCGGCGCAGCTGCAGGCCTGTGGCGTGCGCCTGGGCACGGACTATCCGCATCCAGTGGTCGAGCACGCCAGCGCCCGCCAGCGCACCCTGCAGCGCTTTCATTTCCTGAAGGGTGCTGGTTGA
- a CDS encoding IS5 family transposase (programmed frameshift), with protein MSKRYALSDVQWARIKDLLPGQAGHSGATAKDNRLFVDAVLYRYRAGIAWRDLSTRFGDFRVVHTRHSRWSDKGVWQRVLEALAQDADDEYAMIDATIVRAHQHSAGAKRGDPDQQALGRSRGGLSTKIHATVDALGNPTGFVLTPGQAHDLKGADVLLKDTPAQTILADKAYDAQARLIGPLLDKGKAVVIPSRATNRQPRAYDRDLYKARHLIENFFARLKQYRAIATRYDKTAHNFLGAIHLAASMVWLA; from the exons ATGAGTAAGAGATATGCCCTCAGTGATGTGCAGTGGGCGCGCATCAAAGACCTGCTACCGGGTCAGGCAGGACATTCCGGAGCCACGGCAAAAGACAACCGGCTGTTCGTGGACGCGGTGCTATACCGCTACCGAGCAGGGATTGCTTGGCGAGATCTGTCGACGCGCTTTGGCGACTTTCGTGTCGTGCATACCCGTCACTCTCGCTGGAGCGACAAAGGTGTTTGGCAACGGGTGTTGGAGGCCTTGGCGCAGGACGCGGACGATGAGTACGCGATGATCGACGCCACCATCGTGCGGGCCCATCAGCACAGCGCTGGTGCAA AAAGGGGGGATCCGGATCAGCAGGCTCTTGGGCGCAGCCGAGGAGGCCTGAGCACCAAGATCCATGCGACGGTCGATGCGCTGGGCAACCCGACAGGATTTGTCCTCACCCCTGGGCAGGCGCATGACCTCAAGGGCGCCGATGTCCTGCTCAAGGACACGCCCGCACAGACCATCCTCGCCGACAAGGCCTATGACGCCCAGGCCCGACTGATCGGGCCGCTGCTGGACAAGGGAAAAGCGGTTGTCATTCCGTCTCGGGCGACCAACAGACAGCCGCGTGCATATGACCGAGACCTGTACAAGGCGCGCCATCTGATCGAAAACTTCTTCGCACGCTTGAAGCAGTACCGCGCCATCGCTACGCGCTACGACAAGACCGCGCACAACTTCCTGGGGGCCATTCACCTGGCCGCATCCATGGTGTGGCTGGCGTGA
- a CDS encoding Arm DNA-binding domain-containing protein has translation MALTDTFVKNAKPDAGKAAGTKHTDGQGLYLLVKPAGKYCTTLKAAQFRERAAFSFFSLKRPLGRVINQRRYS, from the coding sequence ATGGCACTGACAGACACCTTCGTGAAGAACGCCAAGCCTGATGCTGGCAAGGCAGCAGGCACCAAGCACACCGACGGGCAGGGGCTGTACCTGCTGGTCAAGCCGGCGGGCAAGTACTGCACCACACTGAAGGCCGCACAGTTCCGAGAACGTGCGGCCTTTTCTTTTTTTTCTCTGAAGCGCCCGCTAGGGCGTGTCATCAATCAACGCCGCTACAGTTGA
- a CDS encoding acyl-CoA dehydrogenase: protein MSRNFQWDDPLQFDQQLSEDERAIRDAAAAYCQERLAPRVLDMFRHEKTDTSIFREMGELGLLGPTIPTEYGGAGLSYVSYGLVAREIERVDSGYRSMASVQSSLVMVPINAFGTEAQKHKYLPKLASGEFIGCFGLTEPDHGSDPGSMASRARKVDGGYRLTGAKMWITNSPVADVFVVWAKEVSEGGSVGPIRGFILDKGMEGLSAPAIHGKVGLRASITGEIVMDNVFVPEENAFPEVQGLKGPFTCLNSARFGIAWGAMGAAEFCWHTARQYTLDRQQFGRPLAANQLVQKKLADMQTEIALGLQAALRVGRIKDEGHNVIEATSLIKRNNCGKALDIARLARDMMGGNGISDEFGVARHLVNLEVVNTYEGTHDVHALILGRAQTGIAAFAN from the coding sequence ATGAGCCGCAATTTCCAATGGGACGACCCCCTGCAATTCGACCAGCAACTGAGCGAGGACGAGCGCGCCATCCGTGACGCCGCCGCCGCCTACTGCCAGGAGCGCCTCGCGCCGCGCGTGCTGGACATGTTCCGCCATGAAAAGACCGACACCAGCATCTTTCGCGAGATGGGCGAGCTGGGCCTGCTGGGGCCGACCATCCCCACCGAGTACGGCGGCGCCGGCCTGAGCTACGTCAGCTACGGCCTGGTGGCGCGCGAGATCGAGCGCGTGGACTCGGGCTACCGCTCCATGGCCAGCGTGCAGTCGTCGCTGGTCATGGTGCCCATCAACGCGTTCGGCACCGAGGCACAAAAGCACAAATACCTGCCGAAACTGGCCAGCGGCGAGTTCATCGGCTGCTTTGGCCTGACCGAGCCCGACCACGGCTCCGACCCCGGCAGCATGGCCAGCCGCGCACGCAAGGTGGACGGCGGCTATCGCCTCACCGGCGCCAAGATGTGGATCACCAACAGCCCGGTGGCCGACGTCTTCGTGGTCTGGGCCAAGGAAGTGAGCGAGGGCGGCAGCGTCGGCCCGATCCGCGGCTTCATCCTGGACAAGGGCATGGAAGGCCTGTCGGCCCCGGCCATCCACGGCAAGGTGGGCCTGCGTGCCAGCATCACCGGCGAGATCGTCATGGACAACGTGTTCGTGCCCGAGGAAAACGCCTTCCCCGAGGTGCAAGGCCTCAAAGGCCCCTTCACCTGCCTGAACAGCGCGCGCTTCGGCATCGCCTGGGGCGCCATGGGCGCGGCCGAGTTCTGCTGGCACACGGCGCGCCAGTACACGCTGGATCGCCAGCAGTTCGGCCGCCCGCTGGCCGCCAATCAGCTGGTGCAGAAAAAGCTGGCCGACATGCAGACCGAGATCGCCCTGGGCCTGCAGGCAGCGCTGCGCGTGGGCCGCATCAAGGACGAAGGGCACAACGTCATCGAGGCGACCTCGCTCATCAAGCGCAACAACTGCGGTAAGGCGCTGGACATCGCCCGCCTGGCGCGCGACATGATGGGCGGCAACGGCATCAGCGACGAGTTCGGCGTGGCGCGCCACCTGGTCAACCTGGAGGTGGTCAACACCTACGAGGGCACGCACGATGTCCACGCGCTGATCCTGGGCCGGGCGCAGACGGGCATCGCCGCCTTTGCCAACTGA
- a CDS encoding LysR family transcriptional regulator yields MPTPLPSTQALACLEAAARHQSYTRAAQELSLTQGAVSRQIMALEELLGVALFRRTRHGVALTEAGRQYARQAGRWLLELRQGTLEIMAHQGAGGSVALAAVPTFATRWLLPRLPQLARQHPDITVHIDVRTRPFLFADTTFDAALFAGTAAQVANWPGVQAQWLMHEDIVPVCSPQLLARAAQRGPGRAWQPVAPQAIAGLPLLQQSTRPLGWQQWFAAAGVAAQRTLDGPRLELFSMLAEAAAQGLGVALIPPLLIEQELARGELVIACAQAPQRERSYYLVTPQQPATPALARFARWLGQTAGADEGGADGSNSNPNSSPEAP; encoded by the coding sequence ATGCCTACTCCCTTGCCATCCACCCAGGCGCTGGCCTGCCTCGAAGCCGCCGCGCGCCACCAGAGCTATACCCGTGCGGCGCAGGAGCTGTCGCTGACCCAGGGCGCGGTCTCGCGCCAGATCATGGCGCTGGAGGAATTGTTGGGCGTGGCGCTGTTTCGCCGCACGCGCCACGGCGTCGCGCTGACCGAGGCCGGGCGCCAGTACGCGCGCCAGGCAGGCCGCTGGCTGCTGGAGCTGCGCCAGGGCACGCTGGAGATCATGGCGCACCAGGGCGCCGGCGGCAGTGTGGCGCTGGCCGCCGTGCCCACCTTCGCCACGCGCTGGCTGCTGCCGCGCCTGCCGCAACTGGCGCGCCAGCACCCCGACATCACCGTCCATATCGACGTGCGCACGCGGCCTTTCCTGTTTGCCGACACCACCTTCGATGCCGCGCTGTTCGCCGGCACGGCCGCGCAGGTGGCCAACTGGCCCGGCGTGCAGGCGCAGTGGCTGATGCACGAGGACATCGTGCCGGTGTGCAGCCCGCAGCTGCTGGCGCGGGCCGCCCAGCGCGGGCCGGGCCGGGCCTGGCAGCCGGTGGCGCCGCAGGCCATTGCCGGGCTGCCGCTGCTGCAGCAAAGCACGCGCCCGCTGGGTTGGCAGCAGTGGTTTGCCGCTGCCGGGGTGGCGGCACAGCGTACCCTGGACGGGCCACGGCTGGAGCTGTTTTCCATGCTGGCCGAAGCTGCCGCGCAAGGCCTGGGCGTGGCGCTGATCCCGCCGCTGCTGATCGAGCAGGAGCTGGCGCGTGGCGAACTGGTCATCGCCTGCGCTCAGGCGCCGCAGCGCGAGCGCAGCTACTACCTGGTCACGCCCCAGCAGCCCGCCACCCCGGCGCTGGCGCGCTTTGCCCGCTGGCTGGGCCAGACGGCGGGGGCGGATGAGGGCGGGGCGGACGGCTCCAATTCCAATCCCAACTCCAGCCCCGAAGCGCCATGA
- a CDS encoding sulfurtransferase TusA family protein gives MQIDHEVDARGLNCPLPILRAKKALAGMASGQVLKVVATDTGSMRDFQAFARQTGNELLEQRSEGEEFIHLLRRR, from the coding sequence ATGCAAATCGATCACGAAGTGGACGCCCGCGGGCTGAACTGCCCGCTGCCCATCCTGCGCGCCAAGAAGGCGCTGGCGGGCATGGCAAGCGGCCAGGTGCTCAAGGTGGTGGCCACCGACACCGGCTCGATGCGCGACTTCCAGGCGTTTGCCCGGCAGACTGGCAATGAGCTGCTGGAGCAGCGCAGCGAGGGCGAGGAGTTCATCCACCTGCTGCGGCGGCGCTGA
- a CDS encoding NUDIX hydrolase has product MEHAYRFCPSCATPLAPLVQMEDSGPKERLRCPACQWTHWNNPTPVLAAIVELDGKVLLARNALWPSKMFALITGFMEAGESPQDGIARELKEETNLDAQAITLVGVYEFLRMNQVIIAFHVRASGQVRLSPELADWRLYELHELKCWPAGTGYALADWLRSRGHEPVFFTPEENAERRRGLDAPQPAKD; this is encoded by the coding sequence ATGGAACACGCCTACCGCTTCTGCCCGAGCTGCGCCACGCCGCTTGCGCCCCTGGTGCAGATGGAGGACAGCGGCCCCAAGGAGCGCCTGCGCTGCCCGGCCTGCCAGTGGACGCACTGGAACAACCCCACGCCGGTGCTGGCCGCCATCGTCGAGCTGGACGGCAAGGTGCTGCTGGCGCGCAATGCGCTGTGGCCGAGCAAGATGTTCGCGCTGATCACCGGCTTCATGGAGGCCGGCGAGTCGCCCCAGGACGGCATCGCGCGCGAACTCAAGGAGGAAACCAATCTGGACGCGCAGGCCATCACGCTGGTCGGCGTCTATGAGTTCCTGCGCATGAACCAGGTCATCATCGCCTTCCACGTGCGCGCCAGCGGCCAGGTGCGCCTGTCGCCCGAGCTGGCCGACTGGCGGCTGTACGAGCTGCACGAACTCAAGTGCTGGCCGGCGGGCACGGGCTATGCGCTGGCCGACTGGCTGCGCTCGCGCGGGCACGAGCCGGTATTTTTCACGCCCGAGGAAAACGCCGAGCGCCGCCGCGGCCTGGACGCGCCGCAGCCGGCCAAGGATTGA